In the genome of Nocardia sp. NBC_00416, one region contains:
- a CDS encoding MerR family transcriptional regulator, protein MELLDIAEVAVRSGLAPSALRFYERRGLIDSAGRNGLRRTFEPAVLDRLMLIDCARGAGFTLAQIQRFLTATPDDTELRAHLARRASQLDHDIARLTRMRDSLHHAATCTHEPLVECPQFKSTIADTDNARAASSTPAGFTAAG, encoded by the coding sequence GTGGAATTACTCGATATCGCCGAGGTGGCCGTCCGGTCCGGGTTGGCACCGTCGGCCCTGCGGTTCTACGAACGGCGCGGCCTCATCGACTCGGCCGGCCGCAACGGACTGCGCCGCACGTTCGAGCCCGCCGTACTCGATCGGCTGATGCTCATAGATTGTGCACGTGGAGCAGGTTTCACCCTGGCCCAGATCCAGCGGTTCCTGACCGCGACGCCGGACGACACCGAATTACGCGCACACCTCGCGCGACGAGCGAGCCAACTCGACCACGACATAGCCCGGCTGACCCGCATGCGCGACAGTCTGCACCACGCAGCGACCTGCACCCACGAACCCTTGGTCGAATGCCCCCAGTTCAAATCGACCATCGCCGACACCGACAACGCGCGCGCAGCCTCGTCGACTCCAGCCGGCTTCACGGCCGCTGGGTAG
- a CDS encoding MFS transporter, which produces MSVVDGSKQTGPTSPSERSGLRRVVAASMAGTVVEWYEFFLYGTAATLVFSKIFFPASDSELDAILKAFLTYAVGFAARPVGGIVFGHFGDRYGRKRLLQFSLILVGAATFLMGCLPTYGQIGYAAPVLLVLLRFLQGFAVGGEWGGAVLLVAEHSPDRSRGFWASWPQAGVPGGNLLATLVLLALTATLSEDAFLAWGWRVAFWLSAVVVLIGYYVRTKVSDAPIFTAARQEAERVRSSSFSAVEVLKRYPRGVFTAMGLRFGENIMYYLVVTFTITYLKVRQDMATDDILWWLLAAHAVHFAAIPLAGALADRIGRRPVYLAGTVTAGTWGFFAFPMMDTGNGWIITAAIMLGLIAHAGMYAPQPAIMAEMFPTRMRYSGVSLGYQVTSIVAGSLAPVIAVKLLETFDSPVPIAVYLAAAAAVTAVAVAFARETKGFDLADIDRADAARTVRDERADPLSSR; this is translated from the coding sequence ATGAGTGTGGTGGACGGGTCGAAGCAGACCGGGCCGACCTCTCCTTCGGAACGGTCCGGTTTACGCCGGGTGGTCGCCGCCTCCATGGCGGGGACCGTGGTGGAGTGGTACGAGTTCTTCCTGTACGGCACCGCGGCGACGCTGGTGTTCAGCAAGATCTTCTTCCCCGCCTCCGACAGCGAGCTCGACGCGATCCTGAAAGCCTTCCTCACCTACGCCGTGGGTTTCGCGGCCCGTCCGGTCGGCGGAATAGTGTTCGGGCACTTCGGAGATCGCTACGGTCGTAAACGGCTGCTCCAGTTCAGCCTGATCCTGGTGGGTGCGGCCACCTTCCTGATGGGTTGTCTGCCCACCTACGGCCAGATCGGTTACGCGGCTCCGGTGCTGCTGGTGCTGTTGCGATTCCTGCAGGGCTTCGCGGTCGGCGGCGAATGGGGTGGCGCGGTCCTGCTGGTGGCCGAGCACAGTCCGGACCGGAGTCGCGGTTTCTGGGCGAGCTGGCCGCAGGCCGGGGTGCCCGGGGGGAATCTGCTCGCGACCCTCGTCCTGCTGGCGTTGACCGCGACTCTTTCCGAAGACGCCTTCCTCGCCTGGGGGTGGCGGGTGGCGTTCTGGCTCTCGGCGGTGGTCGTGCTGATCGGCTACTACGTGCGCACCAAGGTGAGCGACGCACCGATCTTCACCGCCGCGCGGCAGGAGGCCGAGCGGGTGCGGTCGTCGTCGTTCAGCGCAGTCGAAGTGCTGAAACGCTATCCGCGGGGCGTGTTCACCGCGATGGGGCTGCGTTTCGGCGAGAACATCATGTACTACCTGGTCGTCACGTTCACCATCACATACCTGAAGGTGCGGCAGGACATGGCGACCGACGACATCCTGTGGTGGCTGCTCGCCGCGCACGCCGTCCATTTCGCCGCGATCCCGCTGGCCGGTGCGCTGGCCGACCGGATCGGGCGGCGGCCGGTCTATCTGGCCGGTACCGTCACGGCGGGCACATGGGGTTTCTTCGCCTTCCCGATGATGGACACCGGCAACGGGTGGATCATCACCGCCGCCATCATGCTCGGCCTGATCGCGCACGCCGGAATGTACGCGCCGCAGCCGGCGATCATGGCGGAGATGTTCCCGACCCGGATGCGGTATTCGGGAGTTTCGCTGGGCTATCAGGTGACCTCGATCGTGGCCGGTTCGCTGGCTCCGGTGATCGCGGTGAAACTGCTGGAAACCTTCGACTCGCCGGTGCCGATCGCGGTGTATCTGGCGGCGGCGGCCGCGGTGACCGCGGTCGCGGTGGCGTTCGCGCGGGAGACAAAAGGCTTCGATCTGGCCGATATCGATCGCGCCGATGCGGCCCGCACCGTGCGCGACGAACGAGCGGACCCATTGTCTTCCCGATAA